One Paraburkholderia phytofirmans OLGA172 genomic window carries:
- a CDS encoding RNA-guided endonuclease InsQ/TnpB family protein, with amino-acid sequence MNRLQAYKYELMPTTGQARDMRGFAGSCRFVFNKALILQKENYEAGRKFISYVEMAKQLTAWRNGADTPWLKDAPTHPLQHALKDLERAYKNFFAKRAGFPRFRKKGRSDSFRYPDPKQFRIDQANSRIFLPKLGWLRYRNSRDALGTAKNVTVSQSCGKWFVSIQTEREVGQPVPQAAGMVGIDMGIARFATLSNGTFYAPLNSFRRHQARLRKAQRAMSRKAKFGKNWKKARSRVQRIHARIGNARRDYLHKTTTTISQNHAMVCVEDLQVRNMSRSAAGSTERPGKHVRAKSGLNKAILDQGWFEFRRQLDYKLAWNGGYLIAVPPQNTSRACPRCNHVSKDNRQTQSRFACMSCGYENHADVVGAINVLERGQRLLACGETAQSGRSVKQEPAEATQVETA; translated from the coding sequence ATGAACCGACTCCAAGCCTACAAATATGAACTCATGCCCACTACCGGGCAGGCGCGTGATATGCGCGGCTTCGCGGGCTCATGCCGGTTCGTATTTAACAAGGCGCTGATTTTGCAAAAGGAGAACTACGAGGCAGGCAGAAAATTCATCAGCTATGTCGAGATGGCGAAGCAACTGACGGCATGGCGTAATGGTGCTGACACGCCGTGGCTCAAGGACGCTCCGACTCATCCATTGCAACACGCCTTAAAAGACCTTGAGCGTGCCTACAAGAACTTCTTCGCCAAGCGCGCAGGTTTCCCGCGCTTCAGGAAGAAGGGGCGGTCAGACAGTTTCCGTTATCCCGACCCGAAGCAATTCAGGATCGACCAAGCGAATAGCCGCATTTTTCTGCCCAAACTCGGCTGGCTACGCTATCGCAATAGTCGGGATGCGCTGGGCACGGCGAAGAATGTTACCGTCAGCCAGTCATGCGGCAAGTGGTTTGTGTCGATCCAGACCGAGCGCGAGGTTGGGCAACCTGTGCCGCAGGCGGCAGGTATGGTTGGCATCGACATGGGCATCGCCCGCTTCGCGACCCTGAGCAACGGCACGTTCTACGCCCCGCTCAACAGCTTCAGGCGGCACCAGGCACGGCTTCGTAAAGCCCAGCGGGCCATGAGCCGCAAGGCAAAGTTTGGCAAAAACTGGAAGAAAGCAAGATCCCGCGTCCAGCGCATTCATGCCCGCATCGGTAACGCCCGTCGAGACTACCTGCATAAGACCACGACCACAATCAGCCAAAACCACGCGATGGTTTGTGTCGAGGACCTGCAGGTTCGGAACATGTCCAGATCGGCAGCAGGCAGCACCGAGCGGCCGGGCAAACACGTTCGGGCCAAGTCTGGCCTGAACAAGGCCATTCTCGATCAGGGATGGTTCGAGTTTCGCCGCCAGCTGGATTACAAACTGGCGTGGAATGGCGGCTACCTCATCGCCGTGCCGCCGCAGAACACGAGTCGGGCGTGCCCCCGCTGCAACCATGTATCAAAGGACAACCGCCAGACGCAATCACGGTTTGCGTGCATGTCATGTGGATATGAGAATCACGCCGACGTGGTCGGCGCGATCAACGTTTTAGAGCGCGGACAGCGCTTGTTAGCCTGTGGAGAGACGGCGCAGTCAGGCCGCTCCGTGAAGCAGGAACCCGCCGAAGCGACTCAGGTAGAAACCGCCTGA
- a CDS encoding hydroxymethylpyrimidine/phosphomethylpyrimidine kinase codes for MPSDTPPIVLTFGLSDPTGGSGLQADLMTLASMGCHGVSVLTGYTVRDSASCDEVTGLDPEVVATQARMLLEDMPIAAFKVGGCTRAEVVSAIAEVVADYDDIPLILAPDFTLDDEHVLAADELREAIADLLAPQTTLLVADSATLLALAQPDGDAEAPSLDAAISHLLSQGCEYILSTETGTHRLVNTLFSEDGQLRQDMWDRGSHRIMGITDTLGSAIAALLANGQEPAEAVREAQEYLYQAVRNAFRPGMGAYMPDRFFWARSSDDDTPPAAGKDAAPGEARH; via the coding sequence ATGCCCAGCGACACGCCTCCGATCGTCCTCACCTTCGGCCTTTCCGATCCCACCGGCGGCTCCGGCCTGCAAGCGGACCTGATGACCCTTGCCAGCATGGGCTGCCATGGCGTCTCCGTGCTCACGGGTTACACCGTGCGCGACTCGGCAAGCTGCGACGAAGTCACCGGGCTCGACCCTGAAGTGGTCGCGACCCAGGCTCGGATGCTGCTCGAAGACATGCCGATCGCCGCGTTCAAGGTCGGCGGATGCACGCGCGCGGAAGTGGTGAGCGCGATTGCCGAGGTGGTCGCCGATTACGACGACATCCCGCTGATCCTCGCCCCCGACTTCACGCTCGACGACGAACACGTGCTCGCCGCCGACGAACTGCGCGAAGCGATCGCCGACCTGCTGGCGCCGCAAACCACCTTGCTGGTGGCCGATTCAGCCACGCTGCTCGCCCTCGCCCAGCCGGACGGCGACGCCGAAGCGCCGAGCCTCGACGCAGCGATTTCGCATCTGCTTTCGCAAGGCTGCGAGTACATTCTGTCGACGGAAACGGGCACGCACCGGCTCGTCAATACGCTGTTCAGCGAAGACGGCCAACTGCGCCAGGATATGTGGGACCGCGGCAGCCATCGGATCATGGGCATCACCGATACGCTCGGTTCCGCGATTGCCGCCTTGCTGGCCAACGGCCAGGAGCCGGCGGAAGCCGTGCGCGAGGCGCAGGAGTATCTGTATCAGGCGGTGCGCAACGCATTCCGGCCGGGAATGGGTGCTTATATGCCGGACCGCTTCTTCTGGGCCCGCAGCAGCGACGACGACACGCCCCCTGCGGCCGGCAAGGACGCGGCGCCGGGCGAGGCGCGGCACTAA
- the groL gene encoding chaperonin GroEL (60 kDa chaperone family; promotes refolding of misfolded polypeptides especially under stressful conditions; forms two stacked rings of heptamers to form a barrel-shaped 14mer; ends can be capped by GroES; misfolded proteins enter the barrel where they are refolded when GroES binds), with amino-acid sequence MAAKDVVFGDSARAKMVEGVNILANAVKVTLGPKGRNVVLERSFGGPTVTKDGVSVAKEIELKDKLQNMGAQMVKEVASKTSDNAGDGTTTATVLAQSIVREGMKYVASGMNPMDLKRGIDKAVTAAIEELRKISKPCTTNKEIAQVGAISANSDSSIGDRIAEAMDKVGKEGVITVEDGKSLQDELDVVEGMQFDRGYLSPYFINNPDKQVAVLENPFVLLHDKKVSNIRDLLPVLEQVAKAGRPLLIIAEDVEGEALATLVVNNIRGILKTVAVKAPGFGDRRKAMLEDIAILTGGQVIAEETGLTLEKATLAELGQAKRIEVGKENTTIIDGAGEAATIEARVKQVRTQIEEATSDYDREKLQERVAKLAGGVAVIKVGAATEVEMKEKKARVEDALHATRAAVEEGIVAGGGVALIRARTAIAGLKGANADQDAGIKIVLRAMEEPLRQIVTNGGEEASVVVAAVAAGQGNFGYNAATGEYVDLVDAGVVDPTKVTRTALQNAASVAGLLLTTDAAVCELPKEDAPMGGGMPGGMGGMGMDM; translated from the coding sequence ATGGCAGCTAAAGACGTCGTATTCGGTGATTCCGCCCGTGCCAAGATGGTTGAAGGCGTGAACATCCTCGCTAACGCTGTGAAGGTCACGCTGGGCCCGAAGGGTCGCAACGTTGTCCTGGAACGCAGCTTCGGCGGCCCGACGGTCACCAAGGATGGTGTTTCGGTCGCGAAAGAGATCGAACTGAAAGACAAGCTTCAGAACATGGGCGCACAAATGGTCAAGGAAGTGGCTTCCAAGACCAGCGACAACGCAGGTGACGGCACCACGACCGCAACGGTTCTGGCTCAGTCGATCGTCCGCGAAGGCATGAAGTACGTTGCATCGGGCATGAACCCGATGGACCTGAAGCGCGGCATCGACAAGGCTGTGACGGCCGCGATCGAAGAACTGCGCAAGATCAGCAAGCCGTGCACGACCAACAAGGAAATCGCTCAAGTCGGCGCGATCTCGGCGAACAGCGATTCGTCGATCGGCGACCGTATCGCTGAAGCGATGGACAAGGTTGGCAAGGAAGGCGTCATCACCGTTGAAGACGGCAAGTCGTTGCAAGACGAGCTGGACGTGGTCGAAGGTATGCAATTCGACCGCGGCTACCTGTCGCCGTACTTCATCAACAACCCGGACAAGCAAGTTGCTGTGCTCGAAAACCCGTTCGTGCTGCTGCACGACAAGAAGGTTTCGAACATCCGTGATCTGCTGCCGGTACTGGAACAAGTCGCCAAGGCTGGCCGTCCGCTGCTGATCATCGCAGAAGACGTCGAAGGCGAAGCGCTGGCTACGCTGGTTGTGAACAACATCCGCGGCATCCTGAAGACGGTTGCTGTCAAGGCTCCGGGCTTCGGCGATCGTCGTAAGGCCATGCTGGAAGACATCGCGATCCTGACCGGCGGTCAAGTTATCGCTGAAGAAACCGGCCTGACGCTCGAAAAGGCAACGCTGGCGGAACTGGGTCAAGCGAAGCGTATCGAAGTGGGCAAGGAAAACACCACGATCATCGACGGCGCTGGCGAAGCTGCAACCATCGAAGCACGTGTGAAGCAAGTTCGCACGCAAATCGAAGAAGCAACGTCGGACTACGACCGTGAAAAGCTGCAAGAGCGCGTGGCCAAGCTGGCTGGCGGTGTTGCAGTGATCAAGGTCGGCGCTGCGACCGAAGTCGAAATGAAGGAAAAGAAGGCACGTGTCGAAGACGCACTGCACGCAACGCGCGCAGCTGTGGAAGAAGGCATCGTGGCTGGCGGCGGCGTCGCACTGATCCGTGCACGTACGGCAATCGCTGGTCTGAAGGGCGCTAACGCCGATCAGGACGCAGGTATCAAGATCGTGCTGCGCGCGATGGAAGAGCCGCTGCGCCAGATCGTCACGAACGGTGGCGAAGAAGCCAGCGTCGTGGTGGCAGCTGTTGCTGCTGGCCAAGGCAACTTCGGCTACAACGCAGCAACCGGCGAGTACGTCGACCTGGTTGACGCAGGTGTCGTGGACCCGACGAAGGTGACGCGCACGGCGCTGCAAAACGCAGCTTCGGTCGCTGGCCTGCTGTTGACCACCGACGCAGCTGTTTGCGAACTGCCGAAGGAAGATGCTCCGATGGGCGGCGGTATGCCCGGCGGCATGGGCGGCATGGGCATGGACATGTAA
- the cysC gene encoding adenylyl-sulfate kinase: MSSPIPVPLPMGASDDPRTFLQRVHGEVTTRDRMQIFRHKPVTIWLTGLSGAGKSTIAFELEQRLVSLGHACYVLDGDNIRHGLACDLGFDKKDRRENIRRVAHVAQLMNDAGLIVITALISPMREDRAMAREIVGPGNFIETYLSASVDACAGRDPKGLYAKARAGEIASFTGVSAPYEAPADPELRIDTATQTPAESVAKLFTYLHDNCLADPR, encoded by the coding sequence ATGTCTTCGCCGATTCCAGTTCCCCTGCCCATGGGGGCCTCGGACGATCCCCGCACTTTCCTGCAACGCGTCCACGGCGAAGTCACTACCCGCGACAGAATGCAAATATTCCGCCACAAGCCGGTTACGATCTGGCTGACCGGGTTATCCGGGGCGGGCAAGTCAACCATCGCTTTCGAACTCGAACAGCGACTCGTATCGCTAGGCCACGCGTGCTATGTCCTCGACGGAGACAATATCCGCCACGGGTTGGCATGCGATCTCGGTTTTGACAAGAAAGACCGGCGTGAAAATATTCGCCGAGTGGCGCACGTGGCTCAATTGATGAACGACGCGGGCCTCATTGTCATCACAGCGCTTATCTCGCCCATGCGCGAAGACAGAGCGATGGCGCGCGAGATCGTCGGGCCCGGCAATTTTATCGAGACCTACCTGTCAGCCTCCGTCGACGCTTGCGCCGGTCGTGATCCAAAAGGTCTCTATGCCAAAGCCCGGGCTGGCGAGATTGCGTCGTTCACCGGGGTATCCGCACCCTATGAAGCCCCGGCCGACCCTGAGTTGAGAATCGACACCGCAACGCAAACGCCGGCCGAAAGCGTAGCGAAACTATTCACCTACTTGCACGATAACTGTCTGGCGGATCCCCGCTGA
- a CDS encoding YqgE/AlgH family protein encodes MSKSTDRINLTNQFLIAMPNMADPTFSGTVVYLCDHSERGALGLVINRPTDIDLEALFSRIDLKLEIEPLLHVPVYFGGPVQTERGFVLHDPKDGNAYTSSMSVPGGLEMTTSKDVLEAVASGTGPERFLLTLGHAGWGAGQLEEEISKNGWLTVEADPKIVFDVPAEERLEAALALLGISLSMLSGEAGHA; translated from the coding sequence ATGTCCAAGAGTACCGATCGCATCAATCTGACCAACCAGTTCCTGATCGCCATGCCGAACATGGCGGACCCCACGTTTTCAGGAACGGTGGTCTACCTTTGCGATCACAGTGAGCGCGGTGCGCTCGGCCTCGTGATCAACCGGCCGACCGATATCGACCTGGAAGCGCTCTTTAGTCGCATCGATCTCAAGCTCGAGATCGAACCCCTTCTCCATGTGCCGGTGTATTTCGGCGGCCCGGTGCAAACCGAGCGCGGCTTCGTGCTGCACGATCCGAAAGACGGCAATGCGTATACGTCGTCAATGTCGGTGCCGGGCGGGCTCGAGATGACCACTTCGAAAGACGTGCTCGAAGCCGTCGCGAGCGGCACCGGCCCGGAACGCTTCCTGCTCACGCTCGGCCACGCCGGCTGGGGCGCGGGTCAGCTTGAAGAAGAGATTTCGAAGAATGGCTGGCTCACCGTTGAAGCCGACCCGAAAATCGTTTTCGACGTGCCTGCCGAAGAGCGCCTCGAAGCGGCGCTCGCGCTGCTCGGCATTTCGCTGTCAATGCTGTCGGGCGAAGCAGGTCACGCATGA
- a CDS encoding rubredoxin produces MEYQSWMCLICGWIYDEEAGLPDEGIAPGTRWEDVPINWTCPECGARKEDFEMVQI; encoded by the coding sequence ATGGAATATCAAAGCTGGATGTGCCTGATTTGCGGCTGGATTTACGACGAAGAAGCCGGTTTGCCGGACGAAGGCATTGCGCCGGGCACCCGCTGGGAGGACGTTCCGATTAACTGGACCTGCCCGGAATGCGGAGCGCGCAAGGAAGACTTCGAGATGGTCCAGATCTGA
- the ruvX gene encoding Holliday junction resolvase RuvX, which yields MSPPAGREATLLAFDYGEKRIGVAVGNSLTRSARALVIVQNRSREYRFEAIGKLIAEWKPDALVVGLPMHPDGTPHEMTQLAKRFGNQLNGRFNLPVTWIDERYSSVEAKAEIRAGNGRADMLDAEAASIILQQYLDGLPDDHEFH from the coding sequence ATGAGTCCGCCGGCCGGACGTGAGGCGACGCTGCTTGCGTTCGACTATGGTGAAAAGCGGATCGGCGTGGCGGTGGGCAATTCGCTCACCCGCAGCGCACGGGCGCTCGTGATCGTGCAGAACCGCAGCCGCGAATATCGTTTCGAGGCGATCGGCAAGCTGATCGCCGAGTGGAAGCCGGACGCGCTGGTGGTCGGCTTGCCCATGCACCCGGACGGCACGCCGCACGAAATGACCCAACTCGCGAAGCGCTTCGGCAATCAGCTGAATGGCCGCTTCAATCTGCCGGTGACGTGGATCGACGAGCGCTATTCGTCGGTCGAGGCGAAGGCGGAAATCCGCGCCGGCAACGGCCGCGCCGACATGCTCGACGCCGAAGCCGCCAGCATCATCCTCCAGCAATATCTAGACGGACTTCCCGACGATCATGAGTTCCATTGA
- a CDS encoding phytanoyl-CoA dioxygenase family protein, giving the protein MKTKITHPDRIKPNGLDTEQIAALKKRGFSSFENVAFPEEIAELRSICEQLIFAGTGAQEGALFDFVGENPLASTALTQLLTPSNFNPRLRRMDYHKRLDSLAKQILGPRARIAGDHLFYKPPIAGPETPWHQDEAFHDPRFSYQEVSFWLPLQPATVENGCLRFIPGSHLWGVQPHRKLAGKERSHGIECYDGFNPEDAVFCPVPVGGCTVHLGRTLHGAGPNVTANARIAYVVLFDVPATVSTEHREFNWLNQATTRDETERKWKQGYGKLIALYRRLVRRNSTDPYRLYHGLKRRWWSLMQSRRRL; this is encoded by the coding sequence GTGAAAACCAAAATTACCCATCCCGACCGAATCAAACCAAACGGTTTAGACACCGAACAAATTGCTGCGCTTAAAAAGCGCGGCTTCAGTTCGTTTGAGAACGTTGCATTCCCCGAGGAAATTGCTGAACTGAGAAGCATCTGCGAGCAACTGATATTCGCCGGTACCGGCGCGCAAGAAGGCGCGCTGTTTGATTTTGTCGGCGAGAATCCGCTCGCGTCGACCGCTCTTACTCAATTGCTTACGCCGAGTAACTTCAATCCGCGGTTGCGCCGGATGGACTATCACAAACGTCTTGACTCGCTGGCTAAACAGATTCTGGGTCCCCGCGCGCGGATTGCAGGAGATCACCTCTTCTACAAACCGCCAATAGCCGGCCCTGAGACCCCGTGGCATCAGGACGAAGCCTTCCACGATCCAAGGTTCTCATACCAGGAAGTGAGCTTCTGGCTACCACTGCAACCAGCCACAGTCGAGAACGGCTGTCTGCGTTTTATTCCAGGTTCGCACCTCTGGGGCGTTCAGCCTCACAGGAAACTCGCGGGCAAGGAGCGTTCACACGGGATTGAATGTTACGACGGATTCAATCCTGAAGACGCAGTCTTTTGTCCGGTGCCAGTTGGCGGGTGCACGGTGCACCTAGGTCGTACATTGCACGGAGCCGGACCGAATGTCACGGCCAATGCCCGCATTGCATATGTAGTTCTCTTCGATGTTCCTGCTACCGTTTCAACCGAACACCGCGAGTTCAACTGGCTAAATCAAGCAACAACGCGCGACGAGACTGAACGTAAATGGAAACAGGGCTACGGAAAACTCATCGCTTTATATCGTCGTCTGGTGCGACGGAACAGTACCGATCCTTATCGCTTATATCATGGCCTTAAACGCCGTTGGTGGTCTTTGATGCAAAGCCGCAGGCGCTTATAG